Sequence from the Chelonoidis abingdonii isolate Lonesome George chromosome 1, CheloAbing_2.0, whole genome shotgun sequence genome:
tttatttcttttgtcaggatcctgaactcgaccatctcatgatctctgctgcccaggttgccacccacttctacttcccctatcaATTCTTCCTTGCTTGTGAGCAGCAGGATGagaggagcacggcccctagCTGGTTTCTCCAGCACTTGTACTGGGAAGTTGTCCCCAGCATTCTCCAAacacttcctggattgtctgtgcactgctgtgttgctctcccagcagatgtcagggtaatTGAAGTTCCCCATGAGAAGCTGAGCTTTAGTTATATTGATATATCCTTACTGATCTTTTAGGATCTGTCTACTGTTGCCATTTGAAGCTCAGTCTCAATGCTGCAGAATTCTTAGgggatttctccccctccccctctgtttCTTTTATGAGCTTGGCTAGATGTCAGGGTCTTGCTACAAGTGTAGTCCTGCAGCTTCTCCTTGAGAATCAGATTCTTCCTCTTTCATTCACTTAGGACACAAGGTACTTTTTGCTTCTCACAGATCTGAGAATTAAGATTCTGATAAAAGAATTGTGTCTGAAGAGAGAACTCTAGTGATATTTTATGTTCCATTTTCTTAATTCCTCTCTAATCTACCATCTGTGTCTCCTTTGTTTCAGAATTGCAGTGGAAAAGTCTTGGACAATCAGTATATGAAAGACAAGTCAGCTACATAGATCCTTTCTTTAGAAAGTGTCCAGACCTCTTtcttgtgtgttttaaaaatagtGCTTTTTGACTATAACGTATCTGGTTCTTCCTCCTCCTACTGAAAAGTTACAAAACCCTATATGCTTTTCTCAATCATTATATCTTCCTGGGCCTCCAGATTAAAGACTTCCTTTCCTAAAACTGACACCAGCATGGTGTTACTTTTCTCAAGGTTTTCTGGAAGACTTTTCTTCTTGGGTTgtgtgccctctctctctctctctctctctctccgttttgcattttttttcccctcaattttGCAACAGCCTGTTAACTTGCTCTGTCGGAGTATAATTGCTCTGGAAGTTCCTTGGAGACCTGCCTCTTATGGATACACAGTTTCTGTgacttgaatttttgtttttgttttcatctctGATGATTTTGGATATTATCCCGAGaaatatgttttatataaaaaacGGGTTTACCATTAGTTTAACCTACCGCTTGAAAAGCTGTGTGTTTGGGTAGATGATTTGTTACTTTCCCTAAGCTCTTTGTCACAGATGGGTGGTGTTTATTTCTGTGAAAAACTGGCTTTTACTGTAGTGGTAgtagggtggggtttttttgtttctgatgGAGCTGGGAGCCCATCAGTGGCATCTTGTAGTCACAAGTCagatttgtttgattaaattCTTTGTACTCTATTTCTCAAATCAGGGTTGGTTTAATTTAAATAGTTAATTTTGAAGAAATGTGGCAAATGTCAGAAAGCAACAGATGGCACAACCCAACTAGAAATCAGACATTTTTGCAGCATGTTTAAGTAGATTATGTTGTGGGCTGACTTGCTttatgtgtgggggagaggatctattttccattcCATAGGCATATTTAATGCAAAGAAGGAGAAAAGCAAAGTTATAGTCAACTTGCCAGTTCCATTCTGAGTTCTAATTGAAGATTGGCTGCAATCAACTTCTGGAATGTAACTAAGAATTCCATGGTTCATGTTCTGCTAGTACAAGAGAACAGATTAGATTTGCTTATGTATGCCATGGAACAAATACCTGTATTGTTTCAGTGCTGAATAGTTGGTGCTAACAATTTTGAGACTGGATTTTCTGGTTTAGATAGATGAAGTGGGAAAAACAGAACTATTTGTGTCTTCCAGGCCACATCGTAATATAAGGGTTCTACTGAAAATGATGTGATTattttaaagcaggggtcggccaccctctggcaggccgggccagtttgtttacattccacgtcggcaggtttggccgattgtggctcccactgactgcggttcactgtctcaggccaatgggggctgtgggaagctgagggatatgctggtcacggcttcccgctgcccccgttggcctggagtggcaaagtGCTGCCTGCGGAAGCCGCAATCAGCCTAACCTGTGGatgcgtcaggtaaacaaaccagcccatcAGGAtgtttaccctggcgagccgcgtgccagaggttgccgaccgctGTTTTAAAGTatgaaaagcaaaactggaaatcTAGATCTCTGCAGATATTTCCAGTCTAAACATACTCCAATTGGTCTGTCTTTCAAATACACGTGCACAAAGAATTGCACAATGCACCTCTAAGCATGGATTTGCTGCTTCTGAAGATTAAAGTCTTGTGAAATACCTTCATTTGTCTTCCTAAATTGGCACATATGGCCTTGTAATCTGGGACATGAAAGTCTTAATCTCGTGTCAGTGATCATCTCTTTGTAAAGTTCACACCCCTGAAAGACTGTGGACTTGATTCAAGACCTTTTAAAAGGGATTAGGTGAACTTATGTTTTAGCTGGGAATCCTTCTGTCAGACAAGCTTCCTATCAAAGTatctggctgctgcttctttttgtttgtttaggtgTTTGAATTGGATAGTTCTGGAAGTCATCTAAACTTAACCGGCTCAGTtaatagaacaggagtacctgtggcaccttagagactaacaaagtactcttgttctttttgcggatacagactaacacagctgctactctggaGCCTGGTTAGTGACTTCATAAATCATACTTTTTCACTTAATATCTTATTGGTAACACTTGTATTGCCTGACATTGACTGAAGCTACATATCTCAACTGTGCTTAATTTTTATATCTTCAATAAAAAAGTTTGCTTTCTCTGGACTTCTATTCaacatcctgactttttttttctttctgtcggGCCCAAGTACACTGTAGGATCTTCCTGGAAAGTTTAGACTGTATCTGAGATCTGAAATGATAATGTGAGCATGGAAGAtattctgtctgtctgtttaaTGGAGGGTCCTGCTTTTGAGGATGGTACCAGTAGAATTGGTAGGTCGTGTTATACATAAATCAATGTTGAAAAAGCTAGGGTTGAGATGACATCCCTTTCTTGCTTGAGAGCCTTGGTtggcatgtcttttttttttttttttttttttttttttttttttttttttttaatccttgatTGATAAATAGATACACAAGGTTGTTTATCCACGATTCCATTTTGTAGCAATTTAAGTTAATGCCTAGATGCTACATTGAGTCAAATGTTTTGTACACGTCTGTAAAGCAGGCTAATATCTGCCTTTGTACTTTTCACATGGTTATGCATCTATGGGATTAAATAATGGGTCTAATTCACTCCAGTTTCTTGGAAGAGTTGACAATAGTAGAAAGCTTGCCCAAGATTAGCGACTTTATTCAAAATCCGtaagccccccccctccccagttttgCTTTTCTGGGCTGCTAGTGCACACTTTGGGAACACTGAGATGCAGGGAGTGAAGTCACAAAGGCCTGCAACTCTCCCAGTCTAGGAGCTATCATCTTCATGAAAGCAGGTTCTGCTTTCTAGGGACTCGGCATGGCTAGGGCAGCTGATTCAATATAGCTAATAGACTTGATGGCCAGAAGTGGCCATCATGactatctagtctgacttcctgcacattgcaggccagagaacctcacccatcccctCCTGTTAATAGACCtataacctctggttgagttactgaagtcctcaaatcatggtttaaagacttcaagttatagagaatccaccatttacactagtttaaacctgcaagtgacccatgcctcatgctgcagaggaaaacgTCACATCTGGTGCAAATAGCATCATCTGTCCCACCCAGGGTAAAcctgagtttctctctctcccacatgcTGAACCTGATCTTGTGTTACCAGGTTCCTGACATGTTTATGGAGAGGAAACCTCTAGGAAGTGATCTCTGCTCTtgtgatctctttgttcaccccTCTCCTCAACCTTCCTGGTTTTAAGACGAGTTGAGGCATGGGAGTGTGGAGGTGGTTACAAGGCTTTGGAATTCACCCACTTGTTGTATCTAAACCAGTGACCCTGAAACTTGTCACCTGTTTGGGCTTACTGATTTTGAATGAAATCTGGTATCTTCTAAGGCTCAATAGAAAAACCTCCCATGAAATTCTATATTTGTACATGCAATTTGAGTAGGCTGCAGTTCTCTGTAAATCAGTGGCAatatttttgcttctgtttttctgACTGCTGTTTCCCTTAGTACAATATTCTCAAGAGGCTACTGGTAGActgctgttttccttccctccactgTAGAAAAGTCCAATCAATAATGCAACCATCACattttaactcaaaacaaatatataaaaaaaagggtGTAGGTCCGGGGGCCAGGGCTGCTCTTTCCAGTGGGCCAGGTAGAAATTTAAAGACAGCTACACGCTGAGTGAGGAGGAGACAATGTTCTTTCCTACTGGTTACTGAGATCATATTAAAACTGTGCTACTTGGTGGTGGCTGTAGGCAGCAAACTGAATGGGGTAATAGTGATAAAAGTGGGGCAGGCATCTAGATCCTATAGTGATAGGTATCTTGCAGATTTTATAGTGTGTTTATGGGGGGCACCTTAGTATATAGGTTCTACTAAAGCAGGTGTTAAAAGCTCTTGCCTTGTTAAGGTAACTGTTGGAATACTCACTGACCTGAGAGCTGTGGAGACGTACAATaagattaattttgttttgcacaATTCGTCTAAAGTCACTGACTTCAGAGGCCAGAATTTCAGAACTGCATTTATTCAGAAAGCTTGTGTGCCTGGGCTGAATTTTCACACTCAGTCAATTATAGCTGAGTATGAAGTCATGGTACCTGCAAACATAAATAGTCAATTAGATGCAACTGACCTATTACACAGACAGAGCCTAGCTCTGATGCTGTGTCCTTTTGATTTTTGCTTTTGAAGCTTACTTGTGACAGTATGAggtttttattaatttcattcacAGTTCATTATAACTGATTACACAACTTGAGTGAACTAATATGCACATATTTTTGCTTTTACAACATGCACACAGTTTCTGAAAACACAGCATCAAAAGCCTTGTTTAATAGCCCATTAGTAAAAGTCACCAGTGCGTAAGGCAAGTAACCTTTGGACTTGGCAATTTGTTTTCACTGCAATATTATTGCACTTATTAGCAAAAGTATAGAAAAGTTGAAGATACTGTAAATGGTAGGTTTACCCCCTTGAGTGCTGCGtccttttgatttttgtttttgaaacttGCTTGTGAAACTAGGCCCTTTGTTATTAATGGTTGAGTtcaatttgttaattttttttttttttaaccttttccaggACGAGAGCAATTTCATGGCCTTGGTTCTATGTACTGTAGAGGAGCAGCTGCTGTGATCCTTACATATGATGTAAACAACTTGCAAAGCCTGATAGAACTGGAAGATAGATTCTTGGCGCTGACCGACACTGCTAGTACCGACTGTATCTTTGCTATTGTTGGAAACAAAGTTGACCTCACAAATGAATATGCCTTATTACtagaaacagaagaggaaaatagACCTGAAAAGCCTGTCACCAGCTGCATCTCTACCAAGGTCCAAAAACAAGTCCACCTGGATGATGCTGTTGCACTCTACAAAAAGATACTGAAATACAAAATGTTGGATGAGAAGGATGTTCCAGCAGCTGAGAAAATGTGCTTTGAGACCAGTGCAAAAACAGGCTATAAGGTGGACTACCTCTTTGAAACCATATTCGATATGGTAGTACCAGTAATTTTACGACAGCAAGCTGAGGGGCCGCTACAAACTGTAGACATAACCAATTACAAGTCAACAAAAAGGACAAAATCTGGTTGTTGTGCCTAAAACATCGATgatgtggggagtgaggggatTATGTCTGTATGTTGTGCTAGTGATCGTGAAGTTAGAGATGCTTACAGTTTGAGCAGAAAGGGAAAATCAAGGAATAAATGATCTAGAATGAAGTATGCAGAACAACTAATCTTTTGAAAATTCAaggcttttgaaaaatctaatctaatttatttataaaaaaaaaaacttgaattgAATCATGCGGGAAGCCTTGTAAATTTCATAGGGCCCTTGGTGTGGAGGAGAGATCATAATGAATGTACAGAAGTGGGAATCTATGCTATGGTACTGTTTCCATACAGATCGGTACAGACAATCAGTTAAGCGCTCTCAAAGGAGTCCTGCTTTATTTTTTAGAATGCAGTATTTTCTCCACATTTAGTGTGCAACATCTAAACTGTCACTGGATGtaactttcactttaaaaaaatcattcattttcttCTGGGGAATATTTAGATGCTGGGTACTTTTTTAAGCtttacacattatttttttttccagaatataaATTATATAGAAAAGTCACTAATCAAGCAATTCAATTATCCTTTTGTACCAGATACGGCAATATAAGATGTACTATTAAAGTTACTATGGAAATGAATTGTTCATTGAGGATTTATTAATGTACATTCTGCTACCTTAGCAATCATGCCTTCTCTACATTAACCAGGGACAACTCTGTCCTGTGCTACTTGTAGCTAAAAACTGCAAAGGGTGGTAGGAAAAAATATATTGGCAGTTACGCTCCTGCTTCACTTACACTCCCACATAAAGTATTTGATACACTTCCATGTTCCTACCCCCTCTCAGCTGGGCTCAGGAAAAATTGCAGTTCTAATTTTGGCAGGGTGTGATTTCACCATCCAAGCTCCACAACCAGGAGGGAAGTGAAGATCTGAGTTTTCTGATGTGAAAAAAGCAGATAACTGTTTTTGGAAGGAGTGGGAGGTGACCTTTATGCATCCTAAAGGAGCAGTAAAGTGCACTGACAGGTTCTTTTTTTTGGTCGTCATTGCAGTTACGAGAACTAGTAAGTTTTTAATGCTATTCTTAGAGTGCTGTAGCACAGTCAAGAATAGTGATGGGTGTAGTCATCAAGTATCTCATACAGATACATGATAAACAGGGATAGGCAGGGCCGCACAGAGGATTTTGGAAGCCCAGTAACATCTGAAACCGAGGCCCCCGCCCTTCTAAAAACTTGCAAATGAGAGGGGCCCTCAGGGTAATTGAGGGGCATTTGCCTCATGGTAGCCTGTCCTCGTGGGCTGGGCTCAACTCTCCACTCAGGCTGTTGCAACCTGATGTGCAGGGTCGCAGTGCCACTTAGATTTGGTTTGTCCACCACTGTGTCATGACAGAGGGGCCTCTGGgctaaacctgagtggtgctgtgccaggttgcaatgctACCCTGTTTGGGAGCTGTCTCATATAGGGGGGCCAACGGCAaactgctcccccccacccccgagcaaCTCTGGAAATAGGCAATAACAAATGTAGACCCCAATCCTTGAAGGggttgtgggtgtgtgtgtgtgtgggtgtgtgactCCCATGGATTTCCACAGGAGTGCTGCACATGGAGCAGTTAAACAGAGATTTGGATACCTACCCACTCACCCGCACCAAATCAAGGTTATCCAACACAGAGACAATTTCTGAGTCACTAAGTGTTAAAAGCTGTTACCTGATAGTAATTAAAACCTCTGTAAATGTCTGCCCTGCTGAGTAACGTTTTGCAAAGGGGCTGATCTGAAATTTCAAAGCCAGCTTCCATTACTCCCATTACAATGATTTAAAGTCTGACACACACAATGAGATGAAATACAGTGGCTACATTGAATATTTTGACTGTTTTAAAAGTTCTAGTCCTTGGGTCTGCTGGAAGTTTTGGAAGTATTTGTCAAACTAGCAGAAACATTAAGTACAGCCATAGTATATTAAAACCTAATGCATTTTTTTGCTTACCCAGCAAGATCAAGTGATCCTCtgctgtctcttcccctccccgcccccaacactGATCACTTGGTGCTGCTTCAGGCTGAAGAGCAGACTGTAGGACTTTGCTGGTCTCCACAACATCCAGAATCAAGAAGGTGGCTGAAAGCTCCCCCTCCCAAGGCTGCACAATCCGCAGTGCGCTGCCTGAACTCTCAAAGCAGAGCTAGCGTCTAGTAGGTAGCTGTGAGGTCATACTTGCAGAAGGTAAGTGAAGGTGGAAACACtttaattgtacattttaaatataccACGTTATGTTAATAGTCTAACACTTTTTGGGACTGTCTGTATTTGGTTGATTTGAGATCTTGAGCAACACACAAAAATCTTTCCCAAGAGCTTTAACTGCTCAAACCCACCCTCACCCGCCTCTTGTGTTGAGTCTGCTCTGAAAAGGGTTACGTCAAAATCAGTCTTGGATTTCAGGTCTGCTCTATGTGTGGAGTCAGAGTTTCACTTGGTGACTGTAGGGAACATAAACCATCACTTAGCGCTTATCATAGTATAAaatcccactctgaaccttggagtccaaaagatggggtgcCAGCATGAATctccctaagcttaattaccagcttatatcttgtagtgctgccaccaaccaggacttggagtgcctggtacactctggtcccccccaaaaccttccctggggaccctcaagagccagaccccctggatcttaacacaaggaaagtaaaccttttccCTCAccggtgcctctcctaggctttccctccctgggttaccctggaagatcactgtgattcaaactccttgaatcttaaaccagGAGGACTGTCCCTTCCCgtctcccctctcccagggcaATACAGATCAAGCTCCTGCTGAatctaaacaaagaggaaatttacctttgcCCCCCgctcctcttctcccttctcccacaaattccctggtgagtacagactcagttcctttgagccttacaAGGGAAAAAATCCAATCAGAGTCtttaaaagaagagaaagcacatttaataaagaaataaaaccgtaaaaatatctctgtagatcaagatggaatattagcAGGTCTTTCACTCTAGActctagagagaatcctccccccaacCTACTACAAACTGCAACAAGAGATATCACATTGCTCAgccaatacacatttgcaaataaagaaaaacaatcaaacaaagactaaaccgcctttcttaCTTGTGtattactaaatttgaacagaagattagagatcctgtaggtacgtgtggtcactctcagaacccagagagaacaacagacaaagaaaaatacacaaaacaaagacttccctcactgagatttttaaagtatcttgtctcctaattggtcctctggtcaggtgttgcaggtcactgtttgttaaccccttacaggtaaaagagacatcaactcttaactatctgtttatgacagcgcTAAAAGCAGTTTCTCAGTATTGCTGGCTGGATTCTTTAAGCTCCAATTGGCTGTCCCTGCACAAACCCACAGCAGACAGTAGGGTAGCAGAGGTGTAAGCGAGGCTCATTAGTCATGCACAACCCTTATTACCATTGGTGAGAGGTGAGAAGCAAAGAGGAGGCTGACTTGCAGGGCTAGTTGTTttatggggcagggggcagagcgcCACTTGTTAATTTGAGCCCATTTGATCTGAGGGTGATGAGGCACAAATCTGAAATCCTAATGTGGTTTTTTAAACCCCCT
This genomic interval carries:
- the RAB20 gene encoding ras-related protein Rab-20 — protein: MKPDGKVVLLGDMNVGKTSLLHRYMERRFQDTISTVGGAFYLKQWGPYNISIWDTAGREQFHGLGSMYCRGAAAVILTYDVNNLQSLIELEDRFLALTDTASTDCIFAIVGNKVDLTNEYALLLETEEENRPEKPVTSCISTKVQKQVHLDDAVALYKKILKYKMLDEKDVPAAEKMCFETSAKTGYKVDYLFETIFDMVVPVILRQQAEGPLQTVDITNYKSTKRTKSGCCA